Proteins encoded together in one Bacteroides ovatus window:
- a CDS encoding transglutaminase domain-containing protein, which yields MIRSSHPILKQRICRAFGLSCVLICLSLHIQPACAQDILKDANSVIVEARTEVLCKSMTQSIEKESLTISVLNRKGLEAARFFCGCDMFRSLQKFSGEILNATGQSVRKIKKSELQKSEYSSSLTTDDYFYYYECNHPSFPFTVKYEWEMKCNNGLIGYLPFVPQAEFNQGVEKATYRIELPAGQGCRYRELNTQGKEIEVKESTGADGKQVIEATASKLSPIIKEPFGPDFAELFPRVYFAPSAFKYDKSEGDMSSWQKYGEWQYQLLNGRDLLTEPFRAKLHELTASCTTDRDKVKAIYDYLAKTTRYVSIQLGIGGLQPIAAADVCRTGFGDCKGLSNYTRAMLKELGIASTYTVISTTNERLLPDFSSANQMNHVILQVPLPQDTLWLECTNPSLPFGYVHQDIAGHDALLIEPTGGQMYRLPTYPDSLNTQHIVANITLSPTAEARIEVNEISRIFQYENEAGIVYLEPNKQKDRIRSSINLSQADIQNPQISECKEPNPSITFDYTATSNQYGHKTGNRLFIPTNVFRKEFSVPPVTKRTYPIYINYGYTDTDSIRIQLPEGYVIEGLPKPLDVKSKFGSFHSGIQVKDKEIYITHRLFMRKGVYSPDEYAAFIDFRKQVAGQYGGKIILKKE from the coding sequence ATGATCCGTTCCAGCCACCCCATCCTGAAACAAAGGATATGCCGGGCATTCGGTCTGTCCTGTGTCCTTATCTGCCTAAGTCTGCACATACAGCCGGCATGTGCACAGGATATTCTCAAGGATGCCAATTCCGTTATCGTTGAAGCACGCACAGAGGTTCTCTGCAAATCTATGACCCAATCCATAGAAAAAGAAAGCCTGACAATCAGCGTCCTCAACCGTAAAGGATTGGAGGCAGCCCGTTTCTTCTGCGGATGTGACATGTTCCGTTCTTTGCAGAAATTCTCCGGAGAAATCCTCAATGCCACCGGACAAAGTGTACGTAAGATAAAGAAATCCGAACTACAGAAAAGTGAATACAGCTCTTCGCTTACCACGGACGATTATTTTTATTATTACGAATGTAATCATCCTTCTTTCCCTTTCACAGTGAAATACGAATGGGAAATGAAATGCAACAACGGACTAATCGGTTATCTCCCTTTTGTCCCGCAGGCAGAATTTAACCAGGGAGTGGAGAAAGCGACTTACCGGATCGAGCTGCCCGCAGGACAAGGATGCAGATACCGCGAACTGAACACGCAGGGAAAAGAAATCGAAGTGAAGGAGTCCACCGGAGCCGACGGGAAGCAAGTGATCGAAGCCACCGCTTCCAAGCTCTCTCCCATCATCAAAGAACCTTTCGGTCCGGATTTCGCCGAGCTATTTCCACGTGTCTACTTTGCTCCCTCCGCTTTCAAGTACGACAAGTCGGAAGGCGATATGAGCAGCTGGCAAAAGTACGGAGAATGGCAATACCAACTGCTCAACGGACGCGACCTGCTCACCGAACCTTTCCGCGCCAAGCTGCACGAACTGACAGCCAGCTGCACTACCGACCGGGACAAGGTGAAAGCAATCTACGATTATCTGGCCAAAACCACCCGTTACGTGAGCATCCAACTAGGCATCGGAGGTTTACAGCCCATTGCCGCCGCCGATGTTTGCCGCACGGGATTCGGCGACTGTAAAGGATTGTCCAATTACACCCGCGCCATGCTGAAAGAGTTGGGAATTGCTTCCACTTATACAGTCATCAGCACCACCAACGAGCGCTTGCTACCAGACTTCTCCAGTGCCAACCAGATGAATCACGTCATCCTGCAAGTTCCGCTTCCCCAAGATACGCTCTGGCTGGAATGTACAAATCCATCGCTTCCCTTCGGCTATGTCCACCAAGACATTGCGGGACACGACGCCTTACTCATCGAACCGACCGGCGGCCAGATGTATCGCCTGCCCACCTATCCCGACTCGCTGAACACACAGCACATCGTTGCCAACATCACCCTCTCCCCCACAGCCGAGGCACGGATAGAGGTGAACGAAATCTCCCGGATTTTTCAATATGAGAATGAAGCAGGCATCGTCTATTTGGAGCCTAACAAACAGAAAGACCGCATCCGTTCAAGCATCAACTTATCCCAAGCCGATATTCAGAACCCGCAAATCAGCGAGTGCAAGGAACCCAATCCGTCTATCACCTTCGACTACACTGCCACCAGCAATCAATACGGGCATAAAACGGGCAACCGTCTGTTTATCCCCACCAATGTGTTCCGAAAAGAATTCAGTGTTCCTCCTGTGACGAAGCGCACCTATCCCATTTACATCAACTACGGATACACAGATACCGACAGCATCCGCATCCAACTGCCGGAAGGATATGTAATCGAAGGACTTCCGAAACCGCTTGACGTGAAAAGCAAGTTCGGCAGTTTCCATTCCGGTATTCAGGTGAAAGATAAGGAAATCTACATCACTCACCGATTGTTTATGCGCAAAGGGGTTTACAGTCCGGATGAATATGCGGCATTCATTGATTTCCGCAAGCAAGTGGCAGGACAATATGGAGGAAAAATCATTTTAAAAAAAGAATAA
- the trhA gene encoding PAQR family membrane homeostasis protein TrhA — protein sequence MKNKRYNHIEEWANTLSHGIGILLGIVAGYFLLEKASENMEPQWAVACVSVYLAGMLSSYISSTWYHGSRPGKLKELLRKFDHGAIYLHIAGTYTPFTLLVLRHAGGWGWGIFAFVWLSAIAGFILSFKKLKEHSNLETACYVGMGACILVAMKPLLDHLGELGATTAFWWLIGGGVSYIVGAVFYSLRKPYMHATFHLFCLGGSIGHIIAIWLIL from the coding sequence TTGAAGAACAAACGATACAATCATATAGAAGAATGGGCAAATACCCTTAGCCACGGAATAGGCATCCTGCTTGGAATCGTGGCCGGATATTTCCTATTGGAAAAGGCTTCCGAGAATATGGAACCGCAGTGGGCAGTTGCTTGTGTATCCGTCTATCTGGCGGGGATGCTTTCCTCTTATATCAGTTCTACGTGGTATCACGGCAGCCGTCCGGGGAAACTGAAAGAGTTGCTCCGCAAATTCGATCATGGAGCTATCTACCTGCACATCGCGGGCACCTACACTCCTTTCACGCTACTTGTCCTGCGGCATGCCGGCGGATGGGGATGGGGAATCTTCGCTTTCGTCTGGCTGTCGGCTATCGCCGGTTTCATTCTTAGCTTCAAAAAGCTGAAAGAACACAGCAATCTCGAAACGGCTTGTTACGTAGGTATGGGCGCCTGTATATTGGTAGCCATGAAACCTTTGTTAGATCATCTGGGAGAACTGGGAGCCACTACCGCTTTTTGGTGGCTGATTGGCGGAGGAGTTTCGTATATTGTGGGAGCTGTTTTTTATTCATTGCGCAAACCCTATATGCATGCCACTTTCCACTTGTTTTGTCTGGGAGGCAGCATCGGGCACATCATTGCCATCTGGCTGATTCTGTAA
- the rpiA gene encoding ribose 5-phosphate isomerase A: MDWKNHLIKHLQWSDSIINREAKEHVAREIAATAKDGDVIGAGSGSTVYLTLFELSRRIREEYLHIEVIPASQEISMTCIQLGIPQTTLWNKRPNWTFDGADEVDPQQNLIKGRGGAMFKEKLLIRSSRKTFIIIDPSKRVNQLGSKFPIPVEVFPDSLTYVEHELQRLGASEIVLRPARGKDGPIFTENGNFILDTRFNYIDSSLEEQLKAITGVIESGLFIGYDIKVIVAE; this comes from the coding sequence ATGGATTGGAAAAATCACCTGATAAAACACCTGCAATGGTCGGACTCCATCATCAACCGGGAGGCAAAAGAACACGTAGCCCGTGAAATTGCCGCCACGGCAAAAGACGGAGATGTGATAGGAGCCGGCTCCGGCTCTACAGTCTACCTGACTCTGTTCGAACTCTCACGACGAATTCGTGAAGAGTACTTGCATATCGAAGTGATTCCCGCCTCACAAGAAATCTCGATGACCTGCATACAGCTAGGCATCCCCCAAACTACCCTCTGGAACAAACGCCCCAACTGGACATTCGACGGAGCGGACGAAGTAGATCCGCAACAGAACTTGATTAAGGGACGTGGCGGAGCGATGTTCAAAGAGAAACTACTGATTAGAAGCAGCCGCAAAACGTTCATCATCATCGACCCCAGCAAGCGTGTGAATCAGCTGGGAAGCAAATTTCCCATCCCTGTAGAGGTCTTTCCGGACTCACTGACTTATGTAGAGCATGAGTTGCAGCGACTGGGTGCCTCGGAGATTGTTCTTCGTCCCGCTCGTGGCAAAGACGGACCTATCTTTACAGAAAACGGCAACTTTATCCTCGACACCCGTTTCAACTACATCGACTCTTCGCTCGAAGAACAACTGAAGGCAATCACCGGTGTTATAGAGAGCGGACTTTTCATAGGTTATGACATCAAAGTGATCGTGGCGGAATAA
- a CDS encoding carboxypeptidase-like regulatory domain-containing protein translates to MKRKLMFLMTFLFIGIGLVTAQTSRVTGLVTSEEDGQPVVGASILVNGTTLGTITDIDGKFTITNVPSSAKTY, encoded by the coding sequence ATGAAAAGAAAATTGATGTTCTTAATGACCTTCCTTTTTATAGGTATAGGTCTGGTGACAGCGCAAACATCCAGAGTTACCGGTTTGGTTACCTCTGAAGAAGATGGGCAACCTGTCGTAGGTGCTTCAATATTGGTGAATGGCACTACCCTTGGTACTATCACTGATATTGACGGTAAGTTTACAATCACGAATGTACCAAGTTCTGCTAAGACTTATTGA
- a CDS encoding SusC/RagA family TonB-linked outer membrane protein: protein MRVSYVGMISQDVSIKPGVIKVVLKSDAKALDEVVVTAMGISREKKALGYAVQDVKSDQLTQAANSNLAGALQGKVSGLDVKPSSGMPGASSQITIRGARSFSGDNTPLYVIDGMPVTSTPDVSTDIQNNGSVSGADFANRAVDIDPNDIESINILKGQAASALYGIRASNGVIIITTKSGKGLEKGKPQVSFSSNVSFDVVGRLPEFQKTYAQGSGGKFSPTSGTSWGPKISELPNDATYGGNTDNKYTQQYGKQQGKYYVPQRASAGLDPWATPQAYDNAKDFFDTGITWSNSLNVAQMLEKSSYSISLGNTHQDGIISSTGMDRYNVKVSADTKLTSNWSSGFTANYITTSIDKAVTSGNGLLRTVYAAPPSYDLAGIPSHVDGNPYTQNSFRGSFDNAYWAMENNKFTEDTNRFFGNVYTSYQTDFGTTNHKLNAKYMVGVDAYTTHYVDSYGYGSNTGGGRGQIENYGWTNATYNSLLTINYDWHINEDWGLNAVVGNEIIQSNRKKYYEYGTNYNFPGWNHINNATTQQTEEETWKNRTVGFFGNVSASYRNMLYLTLTGRQDYVSNMPRKNRSFFYPSISAGFILTELDALKNNVVNHAKLRVSYAEVGQAGDFLENYYSTPTYGGGFYMLTPIMYPMKGTTAYTPYYTIFDPKLKPQNTRSYEVGADVNFLDNLITFSYTYSRQNVKDQIFEVPLASSTGASKLLTNGGKIHTNTHEFTLGFNPIRTKNINWDFAFNWTKIDNYVDELAPGVENISLGGYVTPQVRASAGEKFPVIYGVGFKRDENGNRLVDENGLPIAGEAQVIGKVSPDFLMGFNTTLRLWKCTISAVLDWKQGGQMYSRTTGLADYYGVSKRTENREGTIIFDGYKTDGTKNDIAITGANAQQVYYSRLNDIDESSVYDNSFIKLREVAVNYKILQKRSIELSVNAFARNILIWAQLPDLDPEASQGNNNMAGAFEDYSMPQTASFGLGFNIKF from the coding sequence TTGCGCGTTTCTTATGTAGGAATGATTTCGCAAGACGTTTCCATCAAACCGGGAGTGATAAAAGTTGTTTTGAAAAGCGACGCGAAGGCACTGGATGAGGTTGTGGTGACAGCCATGGGTATCTCACGCGAGAAAAAAGCACTGGGCTACGCCGTTCAGGACGTAAAATCAGATCAACTGACGCAAGCTGCCAACTCTAATCTGGCGGGAGCGTTGCAAGGTAAGGTGTCCGGTTTGGACGTGAAGCCTTCAAGTGGTATGCCGGGAGCTTCTTCACAGATCACCATCCGTGGTGCACGTTCTTTCTCGGGTGACAACACTCCGCTTTACGTTATCGACGGAATGCCGGTGACCAGTACTCCTGACGTTAGCACAGATATCCAGAACAATGGTAGTGTGAGCGGAGCGGACTTCGCCAACCGTGCAGTGGATATCGACCCTAATGATATTGAAAGTATCAACATTTTGAAAGGTCAGGCTGCTTCTGCGCTTTATGGTATCCGTGCTTCCAATGGTGTGATTATCATCACGACCAAAAGTGGTAAAGGATTGGAAAAAGGCAAACCGCAGGTTAGCTTCTCTTCTAATGTCAGCTTCGATGTAGTCGGCCGTCTGCCGGAGTTCCAGAAAACATACGCACAAGGTTCGGGTGGAAAATTCAGTCCCACTTCGGGAACCTCTTGGGGACCTAAAATTTCCGAACTTCCCAACGATGCAACGTATGGTGGTAACACGGACAACAAATACACTCAACAGTACGGTAAGCAACAGGGAAAATATTATGTACCCCAACGTGCGTCAGCCGGTCTTGACCCATGGGCCACTCCACAGGCATACGACAATGCCAAAGATTTCTTCGATACAGGAATTACCTGGAGCAACTCACTGAATGTCGCGCAGATGCTCGAAAAAAGTTCCTACTCTATCTCATTGGGAAATACGCACCAGGACGGTATTATCTCAAGCACCGGTATGGATAGATATAATGTAAAGGTTAGTGCCGACACCAAACTGACTAGTAACTGGAGTTCCGGATTTACAGCCAACTACATCACTACTTCCATCGACAAGGCAGTGACTTCCGGTAACGGTCTGTTGAGAACGGTTTACGCAGCTCCTCCCAGTTATGATCTGGCCGGAATTCCAAGCCATGTAGACGGCAACCCGTACACACAAAATTCTTTCCGTGGTAGCTTTGACAACGCTTATTGGGCGATGGAAAATAATAAATTCACAGAAGATACCAACCGTTTCTTCGGAAACGTATATACAAGCTATCAGACTGATTTCGGCACAACTAACCACAAGTTGAACGCAAAATACATGGTCGGTGTGGATGCTTACACTACTCACTACGTAGACAGCTACGGATATGGTAGTAACACTGGTGGCGGTCGCGGACAGATCGAGAACTACGGCTGGACAAACGCTACATATAACTCATTGCTGACCATCAACTACGACTGGCACATTAATGAGGACTGGGGACTGAATGCGGTAGTGGGTAACGAAATTATCCAAAGCAACAGAAAGAAGTATTATGAATATGGTACGAACTACAACTTCCCGGGATGGAACCACATCAACAACGCCACTACTCAACAGACAGAAGAAGAGACATGGAAAAACCGCACGGTGGGATTCTTCGGTAACGTATCAGCTTCTTACAGAAATATGCTTTATCTGACCCTCACCGGACGTCAGGACTACGTATCTAATATGCCACGTAAGAACCGCTCATTCTTCTATCCTTCTATTTCGGCTGGTTTTATCCTGACGGAATTGGATGCATTGAAAAACAATGTCGTTAATCACGCTAAATTGAGAGTATCTTATGCGGAAGTAGGACAGGCAGGAGATTTCCTCGAAAACTACTACTCGACTCCGACATACGGAGGTGGTTTCTATATGCTGACTCCAATCATGTACCCGATGAAAGGCACTACCGCCTATACTCCGTACTACACGATTTTCGACCCGAAACTGAAACCGCAGAACACACGTTCGTATGAAGTGGGTGCTGACGTGAACTTCCTCGATAACTTAATCACATTCAGTTATACGTACTCACGCCAGAATGTAAAAGACCAGATTTTCGAAGTGCCTTTGGCTTCTTCTACCGGTGCTAGCAAACTACTCACCAACGGTGGAAAGATTCATACCAACACGCATGAATTCACTCTCGGCTTCAACCCCATCCGAACGAAGAATATCAATTGGGATTTTGCATTCAACTGGACAAAGATCGACAACTACGTAGATGAACTGGCACCGGGTGTAGAAAATATCTCCCTGGGTGGTTACGTTACTCCACAGGTACGCGCTTCAGCAGGTGAAAAATTCCCTGTAATCTATGGTGTAGGTTTCAAGAGAGATGAAAACGGCAATCGTCTGGTAGACGAAAACGGTCTTCCTATTGCTGGTGAAGCACAGGTAATCGGCAAGGTTTCTCCGGACTTCCTGATGGGCTTCAACACCACATTACGCTTATGGAAGTGTACTATCAGCGCAGTACTCGACTGGAAACAGGGTGGGCAGATGTACAGTAGAACAACCGGACTGGCAGACTACTATGGTGTCAGCAAGAGAACGGAAAATCGTGAAGGTACTATCATCTTCGACGGATATAAAACTGATGGAACTAAAAATGATATCGCCATCACTGGTGCAAACGCACAACAGGTATATTACAGCCGTCTGAACGATATCGACGAATCTTCAGTGTATGACAACTCTTTCATCAAACTGCGTGAAGTAGCTGTCAACTACAAAATTCTTCAAAAGCGTTCAATTGAACTTTCTGTGAATGCATTTGCCAGAAACATCTTGATCTGGGCACAATTGCCCGACCTCGATCCGGAAGCCAGTCAGGGTAACAACAACATGGCAGGAGCATTTGAAGATTATTCAATGCCGCAAACAGCTAGTTTCGGCCTTGGTTTCAACATTAAATTTTAA
- a CDS encoding SusD/RagB family nutrient-binding outer membrane lipoprotein yields MKKYKSIGKLLAVSFLTAAIASACTEDAMDKINENPNNPLDAPAKFLITDLGVNTGFSTVGGDFSLYSSVYIEHETGISNQLYRAEVRSGEPTTATTYNNAWINVYANIKNAKIVIKKCEEDPSEKGNVVTEAIAKILLAYNGAVAADVFGNTPYSQTGILNPDGTPMYMQPKIDTQESIYQEVMQNLDDAITLLNNGTAKDTGLSGAVGSKDLIYGSNTSTQASMWLKTAYALKARYTMRLLNKSANKTTDLQNILTYVSKSFANASEECKLAIYDADAQLNPLWAFSYSRNSLAASASLIEKFVERNDPRAPQAFLEPDPSGNFPAGYASGTQATDIAGIKAAPNGTPQELQNNYGMSMISWAMSAPTLLISYHEVKFLEAEALCRLGGRLDEAKSALKAAITAGFENLENSIIDAADTWVADGDSDLGADVAEAYFTDEVEPLFDANPLQETMIQKYLAFFGASGESLEAYNDYRRLKGAGENFIVLKNPQNSSKFPLRFGYGADDVLANPEVKAAFGDGQYVYSEAVWWAGGNK; encoded by the coding sequence ATGAAAAAATATAAATCAATAGGAAAATTGCTAGCAGTTTCTTTCTTGACTGCTGCCATTGCTTCTGCTTGTACAGAAGATGCAATGGATAAAATCAATGAAAACCCTAACAATCCGCTGGATGCGCCCGCTAAGTTTTTGATTACGGACTTAGGCGTAAACACTGGATTCAGTACTGTCGGAGGGGATTTCTCACTCTACTCTTCTGTTTACATAGAACATGAAACGGGTATATCCAATCAGCTTTACCGCGCGGAAGTACGCAGCGGAGAGCCTACAACGGCTACTACTTATAATAACGCATGGATTAACGTGTATGCAAATATAAAGAACGCTAAAATCGTTATCAAGAAGTGCGAAGAAGATCCCTCGGAAAAAGGAAACGTAGTGACGGAAGCGATTGCTAAAATCCTGCTCGCCTACAATGGAGCGGTGGCAGCTGATGTGTTCGGAAACACACCGTACAGCCAGACTGGTATCCTCAATCCGGACGGTACACCGATGTATATGCAACCTAAAATAGATACACAGGAAAGTATCTATCAGGAAGTGATGCAGAACTTGGATGATGCTATCACTCTACTGAATAACGGTACTGCCAAAGATACAGGGTTATCCGGTGCAGTCGGTTCTAAAGACTTGATCTATGGTTCAAACACCAGTACACAGGCAAGTATGTGGCTTAAAACGGCCTATGCGTTAAAAGCACGCTATACAATGCGTCTGCTCAATAAAAGTGCCAATAAGACGACAGATCTTCAGAATATTCTTACTTATGTAAGCAAATCATTCGCCAATGCAAGCGAAGAATGTAAGCTGGCTATTTATGATGCTGATGCACAACTAAATCCACTTTGGGCATTCAGCTACAGCCGTAACAGTCTGGCAGCCAGTGCAAGCCTGATTGAAAAATTTGTTGAACGCAATGACCCCAGAGCACCGCAAGCGTTTCTGGAACCAGACCCTAGCGGAAACTTCCCTGCCGGTTACGCAAGTGGCACGCAAGCTACGGACATCGCAGGCATCAAAGCGGCTCCTAACGGAACTCCGCAAGAGTTACAGAACAATTATGGTATGTCGATGATATCATGGGCTATGTCGGCTCCTACTCTTTTAATCAGCTATCACGAAGTGAAATTCCTTGAGGCAGAAGCATTATGCCGCTTGGGAGGCAGACTGGACGAAGCTAAGAGTGCATTGAAAGCTGCAATTACCGCCGGATTCGAAAATCTGGAAAACTCAATTATAGATGCCGCTGATACTTGGGTAGCTGATGGCGACAGCGATTTGGGTGCAGATGTGGCAGAAGCATATTTCACGGATGAAGTGGAACCGTTATTCGATGCTAATCCTCTGCAAGAGACAATGATACAGAAGTATCTTGCTTTCTTCGGCGCATCCGGCGAATCACTGGAAGCCTATAATGACTACCGCCGTCTGAAAGGTGCAGGAGAAAACTTCATTGTACTGAAAAACCCGCAGAACAGCAGTAAATTCCCATTGCGCTTCGGTTATGGAGCAGACGATGTATTGGCAAATCCTGAAGTGAAAGCTGCTTTCGGTGATGGACAGTACGTATATAGCGAGGCCGTATGGTGGGCTGGCGGAAACAAATAA
- a CDS encoding response regulator, with protein sequence MESEQMNEFRPLILVAEDDDSNFKLIKAIIGKKCDIEWAKNGQEMVELFQQHQQRAKAMLMDIKMPVMNGLEATKIIRESNTEIPIIMQTAYAFSSDKENAMNAGATEVLVKPITLGILRTTLSKYLPDLQW encoded by the coding sequence ATGGAAAGCGAACAAATGAATGAATTCAGACCTTTAATTTTGGTAGCTGAAGACGATGACAGCAACTTTAAATTAATCAAGGCTATCATAGGCAAAAAGTGTGATATCGAGTGGGCTAAAAATGGCCAGGAAATGGTGGAGTTGTTTCAGCAACACCAGCAAAGAGCCAAAGCAATGCTAATGGATATTAAGATGCCGGTGATGAACGGATTGGAAGCAACGAAGATAATCCGTGAATCTAACACAGAAATTCCTATTATCATGCAGACGGCTTATGCTTTTAGCTCGGATAAGGAAAATGCAATGAATGCAGGAGCAACTGAAGTATTAGTGAAACCTATCACCTTGGGTATTCTCCGCACTACGTTGAGTAAATATTTACCAGACTTGCAGTGGTAA
- a CDS encoding ABC-F family ATP-binding cassette domain-containing protein has translation MISVDGLAVEFGGTALFSDISFVINEKDRIALMGKNGAGKSTLLKILAGARQPTRGKVSAPKDCVVAYLPQHLMTEDGRTVFDETAQAFSHLHEMEAQIEKLNKELETRTDYESDSYMALIEEVSSLSEKFYSIDATNYEEDVEKALLGLGFTRGDFQRQTSDFSGGWRMRIELAKLLLQKPDVLLLDEPTNHLDIESIQWLEDFLINNGKAVIVISHDRKFVDNITTRTIEVTMGRIYDYKVNYSQYLQLRKDRREQQQKAYDEQQKFIAETKEFIERFKGTYSKTLQVQSRVKMLEKLELLEVDEEDTSALRLKFPPSPRSGSYPVIMEGVGKTYGDKVVFRNANLTIERGDKVAFVGKNGEGKSTLVKCIMKEIEHDGTLTLGHNVQIGYFAQNQASLMDENLTVFQTIDDVAKGDIRNKIRDLLGAFMFGGPEESMKKVKVLSGGERTRLAMIKLLLEPVNLLILDEPTNHLDMKTKDILKQALLDFDGTLIVVSHDRDFLDGLVTKVYEFGNQKVTEHLCGIYEFLEKKKMDSLQELEKK, from the coding sequence ATGATTTCTGTTGACGGACTAGCCGTAGAGTTTGGCGGCACTGCTTTATTTAGTGATATTTCTTTCGTAATTAATGAAAAAGACCGCATCGCTCTGATGGGCAAAAACGGGGCTGGAAAAAGTACGCTGCTGAAGATTTTGGCAGGCGCACGGCAACCGACACGTGGAAAAGTTTCCGCACCCAAAGATTGCGTAGTAGCATACCTGCCTCAACATCTGATGACGGAAGACGGAAGAACAGTGTTTGACGAAACGGCACAGGCTTTTTCACATCTTCATGAGATGGAAGCGCAGATCGAAAAGTTGAACAAGGAGCTTGAAACACGGACGGACTACGAGAGCGACAGTTACATGGCGCTGATCGAGGAAGTGTCCAGCTTGAGCGAGAAGTTTTATTCAATCGATGCTACTAATTATGAAGAGGATGTGGAAAAGGCATTGCTTGGATTAGGATTCACCCGAGGAGATTTCCAACGCCAGACGAGTGATTTCAGCGGTGGATGGCGAATGCGTATCGAACTCGCCAAATTGCTGTTGCAGAAACCGGATGTGCTCTTGCTCGATGAGCCGACGAATCATCTGGATATCGAATCTATTCAATGGCTGGAGGATTTTCTTATTAATAATGGAAAAGCGGTCATTGTAATTAGTCACGACCGTAAATTCGTGGATAATATTACAACACGCACCATCGAAGTAACGATGGGACGTATCTATGATTACAAGGTAAATTACTCGCAATATTTGCAGCTGCGCAAGGACCGCCGCGAACAGCAACAGAAGGCTTATGACGAGCAGCAGAAGTTTATTGCTGAAACGAAGGAGTTTATCGAACGGTTCAAGGGGACTTATTCAAAGACGTTGCAGGTGCAGAGCCGTGTCAAAATGCTGGAGAAGCTGGAATTACTCGAAGTGGACGAGGAGGATACTTCTGCATTGCGACTGAAATTCCCGCCTTCACCCCGTTCGGGCAGTTACCCGGTCATCATGGAGGGTGTTGGAAAGACATACGGAGACAAAGTGGTATTCCGCAATGCTAATCTGACGATTGAGCGTGGTGATAAGGTAGCTTTCGTTGGTAAGAACGGTGAGGGTAAGTCTACGCTCGTGAAGTGTATCATGAAGGAGATTGAGCATGACGGTACATTGACTCTCGGACATAATGTGCAAATTGGATATTTCGCTCAAAATCAGGCTTCGTTGATGGATGAAAACCTGACGGTTTTCCAAACGATTGACGATGTAGCCAAAGGGGATATCCGGAACAAGATTCGTGATTTGCTGGGAGCGTTTATGTTTGGCGGTCCCGAGGAATCGATGAAAAAGGTCAAAGTGCTTTCGGGTGGAGAGCGTACCCGTCTGGCTATGATTAAATTATTGCTGGAACCTGTCAACCTCCTGATTTTAGATGAGCCGACGAATCATCTGGACATGAAAACGAAAGATATTCTGAAACAGGCATTGCTGGATTTTGATGGTACGCTGATCGTCGTTTCACACGACCGTGACTTCCTTGACGGGCTGGTTACCAAGGTGTATGAGTTCGGTAATCAAAAGGTGACGGAACATCTTTGCGGTATCTATGAGTTCCTCGAAAAGAAGAAAATGGATTCGTTGCAAGAACTGGAAAAGAAATAA
- a CDS encoding DUF6769 family protein, whose translation MKGKKRIIVTLLFFINIIMLVAAVIPHHHHPNGMICMKQDLPVEQQCPTHHHHPGNDSCCSSECMTRFYSPTPSIHTDSGPDYVFIATLFTDVIIEHLLRPQEKRIKNYYVYRDSLHGTDTHRTTSLRAPPYSVFA comes from the coding sequence ATGAAAGGGAAGAAACGAATTATAGTAACTCTGCTGTTTTTTATCAACATTATTATGTTGGTGGCAGCGGTTATTCCCCATCATCATCACCCCAACGGAATGATTTGCATGAAGCAGGACTTGCCTGTAGAACAGCAATGTCCCACGCATCATCATCACCCGGGAAACGACTCATGTTGCAGCAGTGAATGTATGACTCGTTTCTACTCTCCCACTCCATCCATACATACGGATAGCGGACCGGATTACGTATTCATCGCTACCTTATTCACGGATGTAATCATCGAGCATTTATTACGACCGCAAGAGAAACGGATTAAAAACTATTACGTTTACCGAGACTCTCTGCATGGTACGGATACTCATCGTACCACTTCTCTTCGTGCCCCTCCCTACTCTGTTTTTGCGTAA